Below is a genomic region from Rouxiella chamberiensis.
TGGCGTCACACTGCTTAGCAGTGCAACGGGGCGCTACTATAGGGAGACAAGCCTGTTGGGTCAAGGATTATTTAGCGCGAGCAAACTGGATGACCAGGACTTCATCAATGTGCTGATTTATTGTTCATAAATGCGGTGGGCAGGGGAAATTCAGGAAGAAATATTGGAAAACGGCAGGCAATGATTTTTGTCCCATAACGAAAAAGGGCCCAGATTTTCATCTGGACCCTTTCGCATAATATGGCGGTGAGAGAGGGGTTCGAACCCTCGATACGCTTTCGCGTATACACACTTTCCAGGCGTGCTCCTTCAGCCACTCAGACACCTCACCGTAGATTCCGTCAACACGCTGTGCTGCGGAATCGGCGCTAATGTAAGGAAATACCGGCCCAGCGTCAACCCTCTTTTTCATTAATCGATGCGTTTAGCGAAAATTAAAGCAATTTGCTGATTTATAGCGCAAATTTCGGCATTTATTCAGCGCAGGATGCGTAAAGGCCGTCGACGTTTATATCAGTCACTCGCCGCCATGCCCGTTTTGGCGGCTAAAACGGCAAAGTAAGGCGATTTATGTTTTGAAAGGAATTAATGCTGGGAATTTGGCATTAAGCAACGGTATAACAGGAGCCGGTCAAAAAGGGAGAGCACCAAAATCCGCCGCCTTTTTCATCATTTTTCACCATTGATATTCATCTTATCAAGCCGGCTTTCAGGGCTTCACAACAAGGCAGTACAGGGGTTTTACGTGAGTCTTTCAGAAAAAACATTATCGCCACGCGCGGCGGTACCGGCGGGGTCCGGTGCGCTGTTCTTTATCCAGACCTTCTCCACGCTGGGTTTCGCCGTGCTGTATTCCACGCTGGTGCTGTACGCAACCAAACGTCTCGGGTTTAGCGAAAATCAGGCCAACGCCATCATGGGCGTGTTCGGTGCGTTCAACTATGGGCTGCACATGTTTGGCGGCTATCTTGGCGGGCGCTATCTCAGTAACCGTAACCTGTTTGTATTGGGCATGGTGTTGCAGGTCATCGGCTGCGCGCTGATTGCCGAAGCGGGCGTCACCGGACTTTACTGGGGGCTGGCCATGTTCCTGACCGGCAGCGGGCTTAACGTGACCTGTCTGAACATGATGCTGACCCAGCGCTTTGCCCCGGACGACGACCGCCGCGAGTCTGCATTCCTGTGGAACTATGCGGGCATGAATCTCGGCTTCTTCATCGGTTTCGCGGTAGCGGGCTATTTTCAGCTGAGCGAGAACTATCGCGCGCTGTTCCTGTTCGCCACGCTCGGCAACGCGCTGGCCATTGCCGTGACCCTGTCGCGCTGGAAAATCCTCAAGGATATCAACACGCCGCTTAAACAGGTCACTACGCGACAGTTTATTCAGCGCATGCTGGTGGGCATCGCGATTCTTGTGGTGCTGGTGCCGATTATTCGTATCTTGCTGACGCACGCGGCCTTCAGCAGCTATTTTGTGGTGAGTCTCGGCATAGTGATTTTCCTGATAATGGGTCTGGTTACGTCGCGCCATCGCCCGCAGGACGAAAAAGGGCGCATGGTTGCCTATCTGCTGCTCGCCGCCGGGTCGCTGGTATTCTGGACCCTCTATCAGCTTGCGCCTATGGGACTGATGCTGGTTCGTTGAGCACAACATCAATCTGACCGTCTATGGCGTGCGGGTTGCCCCCAGTGGATTCAGAACATCAATACCGTCGTGATTGTGGTTGGCGGCCCGCTGATGGCGCTAGGGTTCACGCGTCTGCGTCAGCGCGGATGGAACATCGACGTGCCGTTGCAGTTTGCCGGTGCGCTGTTCTGTATTGGTCTGGGCATGCTGGTGCTGCCGGTTGGCATCCATTTAGCGGGCGGCGACGGGCTGATGGCCCTGAAATGGATAGTCATCAGCTATGTGTTGCAAAGCGTCGGCGAACTGATGATCTCGCCTATTGGCTACGCCATGATTGGCAAGCTGGCCCCGACGCGCTATCAGGGCGTGATGATGGGCTGCTGGATGATGGTCACGGGCGTCGCGTCCGTGCTGGCAAGCTATGTCTCCGGCCTGATGCCCACCAACAGCGGCAGTACGCCTGCGTTGACCAATCCGGGTTACAGTCAGGTCTTTGGCATGCTGGGCTGGGGCTCGGTCGCGACCGGTGTCGTGCTGGTCCTGCTTATCCCCACGCTGCGCCGACTGATTCAGCGCGTTCCCGGCTAATCGTTTTCGAAAACTTCCTCTTCATTAAGGCCCTGTTGATCAGGGCCTTTTTTTAATCAATTTTTCGCAAACAAAGGTTGCATCCACAGGGATTTTAGAGGGAATCTAGCAGAGCAAAGGAGGCAACATCATGAACATCTTATTCTTTCATCCTACATTTGATTCAAAACAATGGATTGATGGCATTCATCGCCGACTTCCCCAAGCCAACGTGCGCGCCTGGCATCGCGGCGACACGCAACCCGCCGACTACGCGCTGGTATGGCATCCGCCTCAGGAGATGCTGGCTCCCCGCCATACTCTGAAGGGCATTTTCGTGCTTGGCGCGGGTGTGGATGCCATTTTGACGCAGGAACAGCGCAATCCGGGCACGCTGCCTGCGGGTGTGCCGTTGATTCGTCTTGAAGACACCGGAATGGCCCTGCAAATGCAGGAATACGCGCTGGCAAGCGTGCTGCGCTATTTCCGTCGGCTGGACGAATATCAATTGTTCCAGCAGCAGAAACAGTGGCGGCCGCTGGCGGCGCATCAACATAGCCAGTTCACCGTCGGGCTTCTTGGCGCAGGGGTGCTGGGCAATGCCGTGGCGGATAAACTTATCGACCTCAAGTTCAAGGTGCGCAGCTGGAGCCGCAGCCCGAAATCTCGCGAGGGCGTCGACAGTTTTCACGGCAACGATCAACTTCATGATTTTGCAGGCGGCTGCAAGCTGTTGATTAATCTTCTGCCCAATACGCCGCAGACCGCCGGGATTCTCAATAGGAACCTGTTTGCCCGGCTGAGCCAGCACGCTTATCTCATTAACCTCGGACGCGGCATGCATCTGGTCGATGGCGACCTGTTACGCGCGCTCGACAGCGGACAAATCGCTGCGGCAACCCTCGATGTATTCAACGATGAACCGCTGCAACGCATGCATCCCTTCTGGTCTCACCCGCGTGTGACCGTTACGCCGCACATTGGTGCCGATACACTGCCCGACGAGGCGATGGACAGCATTGTCGCCAATATTCAGGCTATCGAGGCGGGGCGTGAACCCAGTGGTGTGGTCGACCGCACGCGCGGCTACTAGTTGAATTTCGCGATACCCCGTTTAACGCGTGTCAATCCGGCCGCCAGCCTTTGCACGCAGGCGGCTTTAAACACCCGTTTGCCCCCGGAAAGTCGGTATTTTTTGAAAAATCAGGAACAGCATGATCAAATTAAGTGGAATATTGCGCTGTAAAACGCAGGAAGAATCGGATCTTGTGCAGCGCCTGCTGGCGGAACATACGCGGCTTACGCATCAGGAATCAGGATGCATCGCCTTCGAGGTCACGC
It encodes:
- the ghrA gene encoding glyoxylate/hydroxypyruvate reductase GhrA — protein: MNILFFHPTFDSKQWIDGIHRRLPQANVRAWHRGDTQPADYALVWHPPQEMLAPRHTLKGIFVLGAGVDAILTQEQRNPGTLPAGVPLIRLEDTGMALQMQEYALASVLRYFRRLDEYQLFQQQKQWRPLAAHQHSQFTVGLLGAGVLGNAVADKLIDLKFKVRSWSRSPKSREGVDSFHGNDQLHDFAGGCKLLINLLPNTPQTAGILNRNLFARLSQHAYLINLGRGMHLVDGDLLRALDSGQIAAATLDVFNDEPLQRMHPFWSHPRVTVTPHIGADTLPDEAMDSIVANIQAIEAGREPSGVVDRTRGY